In Bacteroidota bacterium, one DNA window encodes the following:
- a CDS encoding aminotransferase class V-fold PLP-dependent enzyme, translating into MGEIKNSELEAAFAYYRKGIVGIDRSISTPFGEQPLVYLDWTASGRLYGPIERILSDRFGPLVANTHSASTTTGMTMTYAYHEAHRIIKAHVGAGNNDIIITHGSGMTGAVNKLQRILGLRLHEHFAGKITISREERPVVFITHMEHHSNQTSWLETIADVVIIGADEHGLVDPNDLDIHLNRYADRKYKYGSFTAASNVTGIATPYHRLARIMHEHGGFAFVDFAAAAPYVDIAMHPADEREKLDAVMFSPHKFLGGPGSAGVLVFDRRLYGNGVPDTVGGGIVDWTNPWGEHKFIDDIETREDAGTPPFLQTIKAALAIKLKEEMGTAQIRMREREIVEQVFDGLRAIPNLVILAGHITDRLPIFSFYITGVHYNLVVKLLNDRYGIQTRGGCSCAGTYGHFLLHVDRAHSHEITEKISHGDLSEKPGWVRISYHPTTTDAEVALSLRAIADIARHAEEYGNEYSYDRHSNEFLHHTADIDADMDRVRKMFDLS; encoded by the coding sequence ATGGGCGAGATCAAGAACAGCGAACTCGAAGCGGCATTCGCTTACTATCGTAAGGGAATCGTCGGCATTGACCGTTCGATTTCTACACCCTTCGGCGAACAACCGCTCGTCTATCTTGACTGGACTGCCAGCGGACGTCTCTATGGGCCCATAGAGCGCATTCTTAGCGATCGATTCGGTCCGCTCGTAGCCAATACCCATTCCGCTTCGACAACGACCGGTATGACCATGACGTACGCGTATCACGAAGCGCACCGAATCATCAAAGCCCACGTCGGGGCAGGCAACAACGATATTATCATCACCCACGGCTCCGGGATGACCGGAGCGGTCAATAAGCTCCAGCGGATTCTCGGTTTGCGGCTGCACGAACACTTTGCGGGGAAGATCACCATCTCTCGTGAGGAGCGCCCGGTGGTCTTTATCACCCACATGGAGCATCACTCGAACCAGACGTCCTGGCTCGAGACGATTGCCGACGTCGTAATCATCGGCGCAGACGAACACGGACTCGTCGACCCAAACGATCTCGACATTCACCTCAATCGCTACGCCGACCGCAAGTATAAATACGGCTCGTTCACTGCCGCATCGAACGTCACCGGCATTGCAACGCCCTATCACCGGCTTGCGCGCATTATGCACGAACATGGCGGATTCGCCTTCGTCGATTTTGCGGCAGCGGCTCCGTACGTCGATATCGCGATGCATCCGGCCGACGAGCGCGAGAAACTCGACGCCGTCATGTTCTCGCCGCACAAATTTCTCGGCGGCCCGGGCAGCGCCGGTGTGCTGGTCTTCGACCGGAGGCTCTATGGCAACGGCGTCCCCGATACGGTCGGTGGAGGCATTGTGGATTGGACCAATCCGTGGGGCGAACACAAGTTTATCGACGACATCGAGACCCGCGAAGATGCCGGCACTCCCCCATTCCTGCAGACGATCAAAGCCGCGCTGGCGATCAAGCTCAAGGAGGAGATGGGGACTGCACAGATCCGCATGCGCGAGCGCGAGATCGTCGAACAGGTGTTCGATGGCCTGCGAGCAATCCCGAACCTCGTGATCCTTGCCGGACATATCACAGATCGTTTGCCGATCTTTTCATTTTACATTACGGGCGTTCACTATAATCTTGTCGTCAAGCTCTTAAACGACCGCTACGGCATTCAAACCCGAGGCGGCTGCTCGTGTGCCGGGACCTACGGACATTTCCTCCTGCACGTCGACCGAGCCCATTCCCATGAGATCACCGAAAAGATCTCGCACGGCGATCTCTCCGAAAAGCCGGGCTGGGTCAGGATTTCCTATCACCCGACCACAACCGACGCAGAGGTAGCCCTTTCGCTGCGCGCCATTGCCGATATTGCGCGCCACGCAGAAGAATACGGCAACGAGTACTCCTACGACCGCCATTCCAACGAATTCCTGCACCACACCGCCGATATCGATGCGGATATGGACCGGGTGCGGAAGATGTTCGACCTCTCCTGA